AATGCTTTCAGGCGATAAATGGGAAGAATTAGTCCCACAATCAGTGATAAAAGCCATTAATGAAATTGATGGTATTTCCAGAATTAAACAGTTAGCTAGACGTGAGGTAAGCGAAGTATGATAATAGCCAGAATTATTTCAGATTATGAAGAAATCATCACCTTGAATGATTTAACCAAACAGATTAAAAAAAGCAGCTCTATCCGCGAGTGTGGTGCTATATTCACCTTTGAAGGAATTGTCAGAGGTAAAGATGATGCTAAAACCACGGATAAACTCGCACTCACCACCCCTGACACTGCAAAAACTGAAAATGAACTTGAAAACATTTTAGTTCAGGTTCAGGAAAAACACGGGGTGAACGATATTGCAGTGGTTCATTATCTGGGTCAGTTCAAGCCAGGTGATCCTCTATTCCTGGTGGCAGTATCTGGAGGGCACCGGCATGAAACCAGGGCTGCACTGGAAGAAATAATTGAAAGGGTTAAATATGAACTGGACTTTAAAAAAGTGGAAGAAGGCAGTGCAGGCAGTAACATCATCATGTCTGGGGGTTAAATTAAATTTAGTATTAAATAGGGGTTCTAAATTGGAAATATCATGGTATAACATATGGGGGTTACATATGAATTGCATGGGGGTTACATATGAAGTCTATCCGGGATAGTGTCCATGGGGACCTTCATTTAGAGGAGTTTGAAGTTAGATTAACAGATACTCCTGAAATACAGCGCCTGAGAAGGATCAAACAGCTAGGATTCACTTACCTGGTGTACCCTGGTGCCAATCACAGCCGTTTCGAACACTCCATAGGAACCATGTACCTGGCATCAAGACTG
This window of the Methanobacterium formicicum DSM 3637 genome carries:
- a CDS encoding molybdenum cofactor biosynthesis protein MoaE — encoded protein: MIIARIISDYEEIITLNDLTKQIKKSSSIRECGAIFTFEGIVRGKDDAKTTDKLALTTPDTAKTENELENILVQVQEKHGVNDIAVVHYLGQFKPGDPLFLVAVSGGHRHETRAALEEIIERVKYELDFKKVEEGSAGSNIIMSGG